The following coding sequences lie in one Spirosoma sp. KUDC1026 genomic window:
- a CDS encoding ExbD/TolR family protein: protein MAEINTGGGGGKHDGGKVRSKKASTRVDMTPMVDLGFLLITFFILATTLSKPSSMTLNVPDKTKQEETEPIKASNVMTVFLGDDNKAHYIFGKAANEDPEVKTVGYGYEFRQAIQENARKVPADKFVVVIKPTKLSTYKNMVDVLDEMAITKTKRYALVDQLTPEEVKLLKDKAKLDV, encoded by the coding sequence ATGGCAGAAATTAACACCGGTGGTGGTGGTGGCAAGCATGATGGTGGTAAGGTACGGTCCAAGAAAGCGTCTACCCGCGTCGACATGACGCCCATGGTGGACCTCGGATTCCTTCTCATCACCTTCTTCATTCTGGCTACCACCCTGAGCAAACCATCTTCGATGACGCTCAACGTGCCGGACAAAACAAAGCAGGAAGAAACAGAACCCATCAAAGCATCGAACGTAATGACGGTGTTTCTGGGAGACGACAACAAGGCCCACTACATTTTTGGGAAGGCCGCCAACGAAGATCCGGAGGTTAAAACGGTAGGATATGGTTACGAATTCCGTCAGGCTATTCAGGAAAATGCCCGCAAGGTTCCCGCCGACAAATTCGTAGTTGTTATCAAGCCAACAAAACTGTCGACCTACAAGAATATGGTTGACGTGCTGGACGAAATGGCTATCACAAAAACCAAACGTTACGCACTGGTAGATCAACTCACCCCGGAAGAAGTAAAACTTCTGAAAGACAAAGCCAAATTAGACGTATAA
- a CDS encoding T9SS type A sorting domain-containing protein has translation MKYLSVAVILFLLPSFVLAQVQVSFPTSRAVFQRNNANQATFRISGYYTSAINRVEARLVARDGVGTSTDWRTIQNNPTGGVFAGDFTGQGGWYNLEVRGMNNDQQVGATSIERVGVGEVFIVAGQSNAQGVHQDAPNPGNDMVNCVNYRYPDNAYPNDPPTPVFSKLDNTSGFTIAPRGVGSWCWGQLGDLLAKRLNVPVMFFNSAFSGTSSQNWSDSAPEGGIAYGYIFGDPYFPRQPYANLKVALQFYANTLGLRAILWEQGEADNLLNIPTQQYVNSVQAVIAQSRTDYNNNMSWVVARASYGDFIGLTDANIIAAQNLVISSTANTFPGPETDKIQIPRKRPPLEDPEGLHFDNAGLVEVAAAWNASLNDSFFQRSTPVGPAAAPALSVACASDNRVNISVNGTYASIVWNTGETGNTITKSSGAYQAKVKDARGNTFFTGQARIADLPVASVVNNRPPSVCIGSNLSLTANYDNVTWLNQQNNTTVGSSRVFTTASAGAYFVRYQDVSGCTFTSNVINVTVNPLPATPSIANDKPTTFCQGDNTVLRVTNDNVQYNWSDGQQGKTVAVGSSGNYFATVTDQNGCTSARSNTIVVTANPVPAKPVIATSGPATFCADQSVTLTAPLDSVYQWTTGQTTRSLTTNQVGTFAVRTTNRFGCTSVLSDAITTVVNPLPASPTITALGTTTFCAGNQVTLRGISGNNAIVWSSGQTSTTISATASGNYTARSQDQNGCLSPNSSTIVVTVNALPATPTILSNRGSAICEDDRTTLRVEGPYTVFWSTGDSTMSIVVNRAGTYSAKVRDVNGCISAQSGSRTLETRPLPPAPTITIASVYTLQAISSTNGTAFRWRRDNDSLAVQTAFIKASQSGQYTAKASTVYSETLTCFSLASAPLTFTVDPTNQGLSIYPNPNPDKIVYLETQENLTNGVITVYSLTGQRLAVFPIAAFSERKQINLTSLAVGTYILRVQAADFDVSKRILLGL, from the coding sequence ATGAAATACCTGTCCGTAGCGGTCATTTTATTCCTGTTACCCTCTTTCGTTTTAGCTCAGGTTCAAGTTTCATTTCCTACCAGCCGGGCCGTCTTCCAACGTAACAACGCCAATCAGGCTACGTTCCGAATTTCGGGTTACTACACATCCGCCATCAATCGGGTCGAGGCTCGATTGGTAGCCCGTGATGGCGTAGGTACCTCCACGGACTGGCGCACCATTCAGAATAACCCCACAGGAGGGGTTTTTGCTGGTGATTTTACCGGGCAGGGCGGTTGGTACAATCTGGAAGTTCGGGGTATGAACAACGACCAACAGGTCGGTGCTACATCAATAGAACGGGTTGGGGTGGGCGAAGTCTTCATCGTTGCCGGTCAATCCAACGCGCAGGGTGTTCATCAGGACGCGCCTAACCCTGGTAATGACATGGTCAACTGTGTCAATTACCGTTATCCGGACAATGCCTATCCAAATGACCCACCGACGCCTGTTTTCAGCAAACTAGACAATACCTCAGGCTTTACGATTGCCCCCCGTGGTGTAGGAAGCTGGTGCTGGGGGCAGTTGGGCGATCTGCTGGCAAAGCGGCTGAATGTACCGGTAATGTTCTTCAACAGTGCCTTTTCAGGCACCTCATCCCAGAACTGGAGTGATAGCGCCCCCGAGGGTGGCATTGCTTACGGTTACATTTTCGGTGATCCTTATTTCCCCCGGCAGCCGTATGCCAACCTGAAAGTAGCGCTGCAGTTTTATGCTAATACACTTGGCTTGCGGGCTATCTTGTGGGAACAGGGCGAAGCCGACAATCTGCTTAATATTCCTACACAACAGTACGTCAACTCTGTACAGGCGGTTATTGCCCAGAGTCGCACCGACTACAACAACAACATGTCGTGGGTAGTAGCCCGCGCTTCGTACGGAGATTTCATCGGATTGACCGACGCGAACATCATTGCGGCCCAGAATCTGGTAATCAGTAGTACCGCCAATACGTTTCCTGGTCCCGAAACCGACAAGATTCAGATTCCCCGCAAGCGCCCTCCTCTGGAAGATCCGGAAGGGCTGCACTTCGACAACGCAGGCCTGGTTGAAGTTGCTGCTGCCTGGAATGCCAGCCTGAACGATTCCTTTTTTCAGCGCTCAACGCCCGTTGGTCCGGCAGCTGCTCCTGCCCTATCGGTAGCCTGCGCGAGTGACAACCGGGTAAACATTTCGGTGAACGGTACGTATGCGTCCATCGTATGGAATACCGGCGAAACAGGTAATACAATTACCAAAAGTTCGGGTGCCTACCAGGCAAAAGTTAAAGATGCACGGGGCAACACATTCTTTACAGGTCAGGCACGAATTGCCGATTTGCCCGTAGCGTCGGTTGTTAACAACCGCCCCCCATCGGTATGTATCGGTAGTAACTTGTCGCTGACAGCCAATTATGACAACGTTACCTGGCTTAACCAGCAGAATAACACGACGGTAGGCTCCAGCCGCGTTTTCACAACAGCATCTGCGGGTGCTTACTTTGTCCGTTATCAGGATGTAAGCGGTTGTACGTTTACGTCAAACGTGATTAATGTAACAGTCAACCCATTACCGGCAACGCCCAGCATCGCAAACGACAAACCAACTACGTTCTGCCAAGGCGACAATACGGTCTTACGCGTCACGAATGACAACGTGCAATACAATTGGAGCGATGGTCAACAGGGTAAAACTGTAGCGGTTGGTTCTTCTGGCAACTATTTTGCAACGGTAACCGACCAGAATGGCTGTACATCGGCCCGGTCTAACACGATCGTAGTGACCGCTAATCCGGTGCCGGCCAAGCCTGTTATTGCTACCAGTGGACCGGCAACTTTCTGCGCCGATCAGAGCGTAACTCTAACCGCTCCCCTTGATTCAGTTTATCAGTGGACTACCGGCCAGACGACTCGCAGCCTGACGACTAACCAGGTTGGTACCTTTGCCGTTCGCACCACAAACCGCTTCGGTTGTACATCGGTCTTATCCGATGCAATCACAACCGTAGTAAATCCACTACCTGCATCGCCAACTATTACAGCCTTAGGTACAACAACCTTCTGCGCCGGAAACCAGGTTACGCTGCGGGGGATTAGTGGCAACAACGCCATTGTCTGGTCCAGCGGACAAACCAGCACGACAATCAGCGCAACGGCATCAGGCAACTACACCGCCCGCTCTCAGGATCAGAACGGCTGCTTATCGCCCAACTCAAGCACGATTGTTGTAACCGTTAATGCCCTGCCTGCTACGCCGACAATCCTCTCCAACCGGGGATCGGCCATCTGTGAGGATGACCGGACAACATTGCGGGTTGAAGGGCCTTACACTGTTTTCTGGAGTACCGGAGACTCAACTATGAGCATCGTAGTTAATCGGGCAGGAACGTATTCGGCCAAAGTCCGGGACGTAAATGGATGTATTTCCGCACAGTCGGGTTCACGAACGCTGGAAACACGCCCATTACCCCCGGCGCCTACTATAACCATTGCCAGTGTTTATACGCTGCAGGCCATTAGCTCTACCAATGGCACGGCGTTCCGTTGGCGCCGGGATAATGACTCGCTGGCCGTTCAGACAGCGTTTATTAAGGCCAGTCAATCAGGACAGTATACTGCTAAAGCGTCTACAGTTTATTCGGAAACGCTGACCTGTTTTTCCCTGGCGTCGGCTCCGCTAACGTTTACTGTCGACCCAACTAATCAGGGACTTAGCATTTACCCTAATCCTAATCCGGACAAAATCGTCTATCTGGAAACCCAGGAAAATCTAACGAACGGGGTTATCACCGTTTATAGCCTGACTGGGCAGCGCTTGGCCGTTTTCCCGATAGCAGCTTTCTCTGAACGCAAACAGATCAATCTGACTTCTTTAGCGGTTGGTACGTATATCCTCCGCGTGCAAGCCGCTGATTTTGATGTATCAAAGCGAATATTACTCGGTTTGTAA
- a CDS encoding PstS family phosphate ABC transporter substrate-binding protein yields the protein MIAKTLVLGGIAFALFGCGNGKPPLDSPSQGTITVAADESFRPLVTQLTSAYAGIYPRVHFNVVYKPEAEAINMMLRDSARLVFSTRELTTSERSVLDKRKIEGDVEKIATDGVALIINKANTDSLITMSELRQVFTGSVKSWAELKGGNQTGALTLVFDNNNSSNLEFILKTFQTKDLTKLRIFTVRSNREVIDFVRKNPTALGFIGVNWISDGDEPLSVELAKNLRVMGVSSKDKPTSRNDYFQPFQEDLGMQRYPLRRPIYIISREAHPGLGGGLINYIVRDAGSLIIYKLGLWPTIPYNREIKLTD from the coding sequence ATGATCGCTAAAACATTAGTACTTGGTGGCATTGCCTTTGCGCTATTTGGCTGCGGAAACGGAAAACCACCCCTGGATAGTCCATCGCAGGGGACAATCACAGTAGCTGCCGATGAATCTTTCCGGCCACTCGTCACACAGCTAACCTCGGCTTATGCCGGGATCTATCCGAGAGTTCATTTCAATGTAGTTTACAAACCTGAAGCCGAAGCTATCAATATGATGCTTCGTGACAGTGCCCGACTGGTTTTTTCGACCCGGGAGCTGACAACGAGTGAACGATCAGTACTGGATAAACGAAAGATTGAAGGTGACGTAGAAAAGATTGCAACGGATGGGGTGGCGTTAATTATTAACAAAGCCAACACAGATAGCCTGATTACTATGAGTGAGCTGCGCCAGGTATTCACTGGTAGTGTAAAGTCATGGGCTGAGCTGAAAGGTGGTAACCAGACAGGAGCTCTTACGCTGGTCTTTGACAATAACAATTCGAGTAATCTGGAGTTTATACTAAAAACGTTCCAGACGAAAGACCTGACTAAATTGAGGATATTTACGGTTCGTTCTAACCGGGAGGTTATCGATTTTGTCCGTAAAAATCCTACTGCATTAGGTTTTATCGGAGTGAACTGGATTAGCGATGGTGATGAGCCGCTTTCTGTCGAATTGGCCAAAAACCTACGGGTGATGGGTGTCTCAAGCAAAGACAAGCCGACAAGCCGAAACGATTATTTTCAGCCGTTTCAGGAAGATTTAGGCATGCAGCGCTATCCCTTGCGTCGCCCGATTTATATAATAAGCCGGGAAGCACATCCAGGTTTAGGCGGAGGGCTGATCAATTACATTGTTCGCGATGCAGGATCTTTGATTATTTATAAATTGGGGCTTTGGCCAACAATACCATATAATCGGGAGATAAAGCTTACAGATTAA
- a CDS encoding tetratricopeptide repeat protein, whose amino-acid sequence MMNKQNKSLLAMLFLGAATTVQVGAQDLATALKDVEAERFNKAEQTLTQLASSSPSAENQFYLGYAYLKSGQLDKAKAAFEKGQAADSKDQLNKVGLAGVALAKKDRATAKTLIDEAVDKTKNKNVEVLLRAGEMYTLSDSTNDPAEAIRLLTIADERDKKNENAQIEMAMGDAYFLKNDGGNAITKYENALAIDPKLAEADYKIGRLYLRGKNYKEAQNFFTKAIEIDPEFAPTYLAFADALASSRAYKGASENYEKYVQKSGTTDPERLLDVARYYFLAQDYQKAITYLDQLKGKVNNPIIDRIYGWAYYGLEQPQKAVESLNKFIGEAPNKVIADDYKYLGRAYGMTKTPEGDSLAIAYLEKAAPLDTVDNVYREIAQKYYDIKKYDKAADTYAKAIKNDDKPQNNDFLYMALANYQYAPRVGRDSSAAPMDSAQIAETRKMYYLRADSAFAETAKRIEAIPGKAYPAAYYYRAQSNYYAYPRTEALANKSAVPYYEKFIEEATNPKDSTDKTDYSRYLVTAYKALAGYAAADKDDAKVKEYLTKVLAIDPNDAQAKEALDPTPKAATKTAPKTAAKKSTK is encoded by the coding sequence ATGATGAACAAGCAAAATAAGTCGCTCTTAGCCATGCTGTTCCTTGGTGCCGCTACTACCGTTCAGGTGGGGGCGCAGGATCTGGCTACGGCCCTGAAGGACGTAGAAGCAGAGCGATTCAACAAAGCTGAGCAGACATTGACCCAGCTAGCATCTAGTTCTCCTTCGGCTGAAAATCAGTTTTATTTAGGCTATGCTTATTTGAAAAGTGGTCAGCTAGATAAAGCAAAAGCTGCCTTCGAAAAAGGTCAGGCTGCTGATTCTAAAGATCAATTGAATAAAGTGGGTCTTGCTGGGGTTGCTCTGGCGAAAAAGGATCGGGCTACGGCGAAAACATTGATCGACGAGGCAGTTGATAAAACGAAAAATAAAAACGTTGAGGTCCTGCTGCGTGCCGGTGAAATGTATACGCTATCAGATTCGACCAACGATCCTGCTGAAGCAATTCGGTTGTTGACGATCGCTGATGAGCGCGATAAGAAAAACGAAAACGCGCAGATTGAAATGGCAATGGGCGATGCCTATTTCCTGAAAAATGATGGTGGTAACGCTATTACCAAGTACGAAAACGCGCTGGCTATCGATCCAAAACTGGCTGAAGCTGACTACAAGATCGGACGGCTGTATCTGCGTGGTAAGAACTACAAAGAAGCTCAGAACTTCTTTACCAAGGCCATCGAGATCGATCCGGAGTTTGCACCCACTTATCTAGCTTTTGCCGATGCTCTGGCTAGCTCGCGGGCTTACAAAGGCGCTTCTGAGAACTACGAAAAATACGTACAGAAAAGTGGCACGACCGATCCAGAGCGTTTGCTGGACGTAGCGCGTTATTACTTCCTGGCGCAGGATTATCAGAAAGCAATTACGTATCTGGACCAACTGAAGGGGAAAGTTAATAACCCAATCATTGACCGGATCTACGGTTGGGCTTACTACGGTCTGGAACAACCACAAAAAGCGGTTGAATCGCTGAACAAATTCATTGGCGAAGCACCAAATAAAGTGATTGCTGATGATTACAAGTACCTGGGCCGTGCTTATGGTATGACGAAAACGCCGGAAGGTGATTCGCTTGCGATCGCTTATTTGGAGAAAGCAGCACCGCTCGATACGGTAGATAACGTATATCGGGAGATTGCTCAGAAATATTACGATATCAAGAAGTACGATAAAGCGGCAGATACATATGCTAAGGCTATCAAAAACGACGATAAGCCACAAAACAACGACTTCTTATACATGGCACTGGCTAACTACCAATATGCTCCACGTGTAGGTCGTGACTCATCGGCAGCACCAATGGATTCGGCTCAGATTGCAGAAACTCGTAAGATGTATTACCTGCGTGCTGACTCAGCTTTCGCAGAAACTGCAAAACGCATTGAGGCAATTCCTGGTAAAGCCTATCCGGCAGCTTACTATTATCGTGCTCAGTCCAACTACTACGCTTATCCACGGACAGAAGCCTTAGCGAACAAATCAGCTGTTCCTTATTATGAGAAATTCATTGAGGAAGCTACGAATCCAAAAGATTCGACAGACAAAACTGACTATTCGCGCTACTTGGTGACTGCGTACAAAGCGTTAGCTGGTTATGCCGCAGCCGACAAAGACGATGCTAAAGTGAAGGAGTATCTAACGAAAGTGTTAGCTATCGACCCTAACGATGCACAAGCGAAGGAAGCTCTCGATCCAACGCCTAAAGCTGCAACGAAGACTGCACCTAAAACCGCAGCGAAGAAAAGCACGAAATAA
- a CDS encoding T9SS type A sorting domain-containing protein, which produces MNNRYLFFRFLIACLPCFAGTTLAQSTQPIKITYPESRAVFQRENDNTATIYLSGNYYQAVDSVQARVQAEVSGQGINTNWTTIQRNPQGGVFQGSLRAQGGWYRLEVRALSAGVELGTSEVRKIGIGEVFIITGQSNAQGFQNFGAPAAADDRVNCVTFDNTTANSLGDPPSPMFQQLSASSLIGPRGQSAWCWGVLGDLIAKQYNVPVLFINTAWQATVIRNWRESSEGKITKNIFAIGTPYENFPDGMPYGNLITALRYYCSLQGLRAVLWQQGENDNVPLNSTRQAYAEDMQYLVNKTRADTKRYPAWVLARSSYNSGKVSQEIIQAQNDVINTYNNNVFAGPYTDNIQIPRFEGEVHFGGDGLRQLGQAWFESLSSVFFQSSRPLPALAPPTVTVSCATSNNNLTLTLPTLYRSYNWRTGQTSRSINVSESGIYRAVLKDETGNTYLSPTVDVQGAIQPATPVISLANQPATPAAAQQQICADSALTLATTTTGTSTAFWSTSAVGNTLRINQSGQYRAQAINVYGCRSAQSSPVTLTVRSKLPAPSIEQIGTFTLQAVLPVSTGGQTDLYDWRRGNEIIPQNSAVVKVVVTANYSARTKSEFSLNNNNLTCYSDFSAPKAFTFDGSNGGLSIYPNPTSDGVVTIETIENLENAAVTIYSLSGARVFATQVPILNERKALDISNLSQGVYIIRVQSASFDLSKRLIINR; this is translated from the coding sequence ATGAACAATCGTTACTTATTTTTTAGGTTTCTGATTGCCTGTTTACCGTGTTTTGCCGGTACTACATTAGCTCAATCGACCCAGCCAATCAAGATTACATATCCAGAGAGCCGGGCAGTATTTCAGCGGGAGAATGACAACACGGCCACGATTTATCTTTCAGGCAATTATTATCAGGCTGTCGACAGTGTTCAGGCTCGGGTTCAGGCAGAGGTAAGCGGGCAGGGCATTAACACAAACTGGACAACCATCCAGCGGAATCCGCAGGGAGGAGTTTTCCAGGGGTCGCTTCGCGCGCAGGGTGGCTGGTATCGGCTCGAAGTACGAGCCCTGTCGGCCGGGGTCGAACTCGGTACCAGCGAAGTGCGTAAAATTGGAATCGGTGAAGTATTTATCATTACCGGTCAGTCCAATGCGCAGGGTTTTCAGAATTTCGGTGCTCCGGCCGCTGCCGACGATCGAGTGAACTGCGTTACGTTTGATAACACTACGGCCAACTCACTGGGTGACCCACCATCACCTATGTTCCAGCAACTAAGCGCTAGTTCGTTAATTGGCCCCCGTGGCCAGAGCGCCTGGTGCTGGGGCGTTCTGGGCGACCTGATTGCCAAGCAATACAACGTTCCGGTTCTGTTTATCAACACTGCCTGGCAGGCGACTGTTATCAGAAACTGGCGGGAAAGTTCGGAAGGCAAAATCACGAAGAATATTTTTGCGATAGGAACGCCTTACGAAAATTTTCCGGACGGTATGCCTTATGGCAACCTGATCACGGCTCTTCGTTACTATTGTTCTCTGCAGGGACTACGGGCTGTCTTGTGGCAACAGGGGGAAAATGACAATGTACCTCTTAACTCCACTCGTCAGGCCTATGCCGAAGATATGCAGTATCTGGTCAATAAGACCCGCGCCGATACGAAGCGTTACCCCGCCTGGGTACTGGCTCGTTCGTCCTACAACTCGGGAAAGGTAAGCCAGGAGATTATACAGGCTCAGAATGATGTGATCAATACGTATAACAATAACGTTTTTGCTGGTCCTTACACGGACAATATCCAAATTCCACGTTTTGAGGGAGAAGTTCACTTTGGGGGTGATGGTCTCCGGCAGCTTGGTCAGGCCTGGTTCGAAAGTCTGAGTTCGGTCTTTTTTCAGAGTTCGCGGCCGTTACCAGCCTTGGCCCCCCCAACCGTAACGGTTAGCTGTGCCACCAGCAACAATAATCTGACGTTAACGTTGCCAACTTTATACCGCTCCTACAACTGGCGCACGGGACAAACCAGCCGAAGCATCAACGTAAGTGAGTCGGGAATATACCGGGCTGTGCTGAAGGACGAAACAGGTAATACGTATCTGTCTCCTACTGTTGATGTGCAGGGCGCCATTCAGCCAGCAACGCCAGTGATTTCGCTGGCCAATCAGCCAGCTACTCCGGCGGCCGCCCAGCAGCAGATATGCGCTGACTCTGCACTGACTCTGGCGACAACGACGACGGGCACTAGTACAGCTTTCTGGAGCACGAGCGCCGTTGGCAACACCTTACGCATAAACCAAAGCGGTCAGTACAGGGCTCAGGCCATCAACGTATATGGCTGTCGATCGGCCCAGTCGTCTCCCGTTACGCTGACCGTTCGCAGCAAGTTGCCGGCGCCATCTATCGAGCAGATTGGTACGTTTACGCTGCAGGCAGTGTTACCAGTCTCAACAGGTGGTCAGACAGATTTATACGATTGGCGACGTGGCAATGAAATTATTCCGCAGAACAGCGCCGTAGTGAAGGTGGTTGTTACAGCCAACTATTCGGCCCGGACTAAATCAGAGTTCAGTCTCAACAATAACAATCTAACCTGTTATTCTGATTTCAGCGCCCCCAAAGCGTTCACGTTCGATGGCTCCAATGGTGGGTTGAGTATATATCCGAATCCGACAAGTGATGGCGTCGTCACGATTGAAACCATCGAAAACCTGGAGAATGCTGCCGTAACGATCTACTCACTGTCCGGTGCACGTGTTTTTGCCACCCAGGTTCCGATCCTGAACGAACGAAAAGCGCTGGACATTTCTAACCTTTCTCAGGGTGTGTACATCATCCGTGTACAGTCGGCAAGTTTCGATCTATCAAAGCGTCTTATTATCAATCGATAG
- a CDS encoding adenylate kinase has product MLNLVLFGPPGAGKGTQSEKLIKKYNLVHLSTGDLLRSQIAAGTELGLRAKQLMDQGLLVPDEVVIGMIEYKLRENQEAAGFIFDGFPRTVNQAVALDDLLTQYNTEITTMISLVVEDEELIRRLLKRGETSGRPDDRDEETARRRVRVYNSETMPVADFYEKQGKYLAVDGIGEIESIFTAICQKIEQVSVKTQ; this is encoded by the coding sequence ATGCTTAACCTAGTTTTGTTTGGCCCTCCTGGTGCTGGTAAAGGTACTCAGAGCGAGAAGCTAATTAAGAAATATAACCTGGTTCATCTTTCTACAGGCGACTTATTAAGGTCTCAGATTGCAGCGGGTACAGAACTGGGCTTGCGAGCCAAACAGTTGATGGATCAGGGGTTGCTGGTTCCCGACGAAGTAGTGATTGGTATGATCGAATATAAACTGCGGGAAAATCAGGAAGCCGCGGGTTTCATTTTCGATGGCTTTCCCCGCACGGTCAATCAGGCAGTAGCTCTGGACGATTTATTAACGCAATACAATACTGAAATCACAACGATGATTTCGCTGGTGGTAGAAGATGAAGAACTTATTCGGCGGTTGCTGAAACGCGGAGAAACGTCGGGACGACCTGACGACCGCGATGAAGAAACGGCCCGTCGTCGTGTTCGGGTATATAACAGCGAAACAATGCCCGTTGCTGATTTCTACGAGAAACAGGGCAAATACCTTGCTGTTGATGGTATAGGAGAAATTGAATCAATCTTTACAGCTATCTGCCAGAAAATTGAGCAGGTATCCGTAAAAACACAGTAA
- the obgE gene encoding GTPase ObgE: MASSNFIDYVKINCRSGAGGAGSVHFRREKHVPKGGPDGGDGGRGGHIILRGNAQLWTLLHLKYRKHVKAGNGVAGEGGRRTGAQGEDIILEVPLGTIARDPDSTDKLAEITEDGQEIILLPGGRGGLGNDHFKSATQQAPDYAQPGEGGREEWVVLELKLLADVGLVGFPNAGKSTLLSVMSAARPEIADYPFTTLVPNLGVVAYRGYKSFVMADIPGIIEGASQGKGLGLRFLRHIERNSILLFMVPANTEDIRQEYNTLLNELREYNPELMDKTRILAITKIDTVDTETLDALKKNLPQKVPVALISAVSQIGLDNLKDILWQHLTTVEPAEN; this comes from the coding sequence ATGGCTTCATCTAACTTCATCGATTACGTAAAAATTAACTGCCGTTCGGGTGCTGGTGGAGCTGGCTCTGTTCATTTTCGCCGGGAAAAACACGTGCCGAAGGGTGGACCTGATGGTGGCGACGGAGGACGAGGAGGCCATATTATTCTGCGAGGTAACGCACAACTCTGGACGTTACTTCATCTAAAATACAGAAAACACGTAAAAGCGGGTAACGGCGTAGCTGGTGAAGGTGGGCGCCGGACCGGCGCCCAGGGTGAGGACATCATTCTGGAAGTGCCGCTGGGAACAATAGCCCGTGATCCGGATTCTACGGACAAGCTTGCGGAGATTACCGAAGACGGCCAGGAAATAATATTATTACCGGGCGGTCGGGGCGGGCTCGGGAATGATCATTTTAAATCCGCGACGCAACAAGCGCCCGATTATGCGCAGCCGGGCGAGGGCGGACGGGAAGAATGGGTCGTTCTGGAGCTAAAATTGCTAGCAGATGTAGGGCTTGTTGGTTTCCCGAATGCAGGTAAATCAACCCTTTTATCGGTGATGTCAGCAGCACGACCCGAAATTGCTGACTACCCCTTTACAACCCTTGTGCCCAATTTAGGGGTCGTAGCATATAGAGGGTATAAATCATTCGTCATGGCCGATATTCCTGGTATTATCGAAGGTGCTTCGCAGGGGAAAGGGCTCGGCCTTCGGTTCCTGCGGCATATTGAGCGTAACTCGATTCTGCTGTTCATGGTGCCCGCCAATACAGAAGACATTCGTCAGGAATATAACACGTTGCTTAACGAGTTGCGGGAGTATAATCCGGAGCTAATGGACAAAACCCGGATTCTGGCTATTACGAAAATCGATACTGTTGATACCGAAACGCTTGATGCGTTGAAAAAGAATTTACCCCAAAAAGTTCCGGTAGCTCTTATTTCGGCGGTAAGTCAGATTGGATTAGATAATTTGAAAGATATATTATGGCAGCATTTGACTACTGTTGAACCTGCCGAGAACTAA
- a CDS encoding energy transducer TonB, which translates to MAETPKDATLDDIVFANRNKAYGAYALRTEYPKIVTRALLIGGAIFVLGVLTPTIITALAPEEDEQAMVEVNLVNLPPPPPIDPNEPPPPPPPPVEVPKVNTVKFLPPEVKPDQEVPEETPPPAVEELKEAVAAEKTQVGDPNAEEVIAAPEATAAPTRVEVAVEAAPKEEQVFTVVEQQPEFNGGMAALGQYLSKNLRYPAAAQRANVAGRVFVSFVVNTDGSIQDVAVLKGLGFGTDEEAIRVIKAMPKWRPGKQSGRPVRVKYNLPINFTLE; encoded by the coding sequence ATGGCAGAAACTCCAAAAGACGCAACACTCGATGATATCGTGTTTGCGAACCGGAACAAAGCATACGGTGCTTATGCGTTGCGGACCGAGTACCCCAAAATTGTCACCCGTGCTCTTTTGATCGGTGGTGCCATATTTGTTCTGGGCGTACTGACCCCAACCATCATTACCGCGCTTGCTCCAGAAGAAGACGAACAGGCAATGGTAGAGGTAAACCTGGTAAACCTGCCACCACCTCCACCAATCGATCCAAACGAACCGCCACCGCCACCACCACCACCGGTTGAAGTACCGAAGGTGAACACGGTGAAATTCCTTCCGCCTGAAGTAAAACCAGATCAGGAGGTACCCGAAGAGACGCCACCACCAGCCGTAGAGGAACTGAAGGAAGCAGTAGCTGCCGAAAAAACCCAGGTTGGTGATCCAAACGCCGAAGAGGTAATTGCCGCCCCAGAAGCCACAGCCGCCCCAACCCGCGTTGAGGTAGCTGTCGAAGCCGCTCCGAAAGAAGAGCAAGTCTTCACCGTGGTAGAGCAACAGCCAGAATTCAACGGTGGTATGGCCGCACTCGGTCAGTATCTGAGCAAAAACCTGCGCTATCCAGCAGCCGCTCAGCGCGCTAACGTAGCAGGTCGCGTATTCGTAAGCTTCGTTGTTAATACGGACGGTAGTATTCAGGATGTAGCCGTGCTGAAAGGCTTAGGCTTCGGTACTGATGAAGAAGCTATCCGTGTAATTAAAGCGATGCCAAAGTGGCGGCCAGGTAAACAGTCAGGACGGCCAGTCCGGGTTAAATACAACCTACCGATCAATTTTACGCTGGAATAG